The Pontibacter sp. SGAir0037 DNA segment ATTAAGAAAATAATTTATCAACTTATATCCATGTTATCTAAAACAAAATTTATCCTGCCAGTTCTAGCTGGTGCAGCTTTATTGTTCCAGTCGTGCAAATCGACTAATAACGACGAATTCCTTACAACCGATACTGGCCTTTCTTACAAAATATTTGAACAGAAAGATGGTGGTGAGTATGAGAACAAAGGCAAAGTAAACCCGGCAGACTCTACCGGAGCACGTTTAGGCCAGGTGGTAACCATGCACATGTCCTACAAAAATGCAGAAGACTCTGTTCTTTTTGACTCTCGCGCACAAGAGCCTAAAATGCCTATCATGATCCCGGTAATGGCTTCTACCTTTAAAGGTAGCCTGGAAGAAGGTCTTACCTTACTTTCTGCTGGTGATAGTGCCGTGTTCAAAATCAATGCTGACTCTCTTTTTACAAAGACTTTCCGTCAGCCGATGCCTCCATTCATTAAATCAGGCACTTTTCTTACTTTTTATATTAAGGCTTTAAAAGTACAGTCTGAAGAAGAAGCAATTGCTGATATGCAGCGTGAGCAGCAAGAGCGTGCTGCCAAGCAGGTTTCAATAGACGACGAAAAGATTCAGTCTTACTTTAAAGAGAATAACCTGCAGGGTTTCCAGAAAACTGAATCTGGCTTGTACTATAAAATTACTCAGCAAGGCAAAGGAGCACAGCCAACCGCAGGCGACGAAGTTTCTGTACACTACAAACTTACTCACCTGGATGGCAAAGAATTGGAGTCCTCTTATGAAAATCCAATGACTGGCGGCGAGCCTTTCTCTTTTCCATTAGGCCAGGGACGTGTTATTCCGGGATGGGACGAAGGTATTGCTTTACTAAACAAGGGAAGCAAAGCTACTTTGTTAGTGCCTTCTACTTTAGCTTATGGCCCGCAGGATCGTGGTCCTGATATGCCAGCCAACTCTGTTCTGCGTTTCGATGTAGAGCTTGTTGATGTGAAGAAACAGTAATTTTAACTTATACTTGCCTTATGAGCCTTAAACTTTTCATCCAACGCGCATTTACTGCCAAACCCTGGTTAAAAGTGCTCTTACCACTTTTAGTAATTTCTCTGTTTACGGCTTGCAAAGAGCCTACTTATAATCCTTATGCAGGTTACATTCCTACCGCTGAGGAAATTGAGCAGCAAAAAGTGAAAGATGATCAGATTATCCAGAAATACTTTGATGATAATCAGACAGGTGAATATGCTGTAAACAAGGATGCAGTAGTAAAAACAAGTTCTGGCTTATACTACCTTAAAGAGGAAGAAGGAACAGGACCAGCAATAACTTCTGGTTCTACAGTAGATGTACACTACATTGGTCGTTTTACAAACAATGTTAAGTTTGACAGTTCCTACGACAGAGCACAAACTTTTCCTGTTACTATTGATAAGACTGGTGTTATCAAAGGTTGGCATGAAGCTTTGAAGCTCATGAAAGGTGGAGAAAGAGCACGTTTTTTTATTCCTTCATATTTAGGCTACAGCTATAATGGCAATGGCTCTATACCTCCTAATACAGTTTTAGTTTTCGATATTAAAGTAGAAAGGGTGCGATAAGACTATCTAACCATAAACAAGAAAAGGCGAGATTAAATCTCGCCTTTTCTTGTTTATGGTTATGCCACTAGCCCAACACTTCCGAAAGTATCGCCAGAGATTTTATTTCTCCTAAACGGTCTACATGCAACTGGTAGTAACGGATCAGAATAGCCAGCAACTCCCGCCTTACCCGCCCATTGGGGATGTGCAACTCAGGCGACTGGCTGAGCAACTGATCAAAGTATAGCTCATAAGCCTGTAGTGCCAGCACTGGTGGCGCACCTGTCAGGGCCTGTGCATTCGCTGAAAAAGCTACCTGCTCCACTATCTCTGCTCCTGTCGTAGGCCCGAAACCCAGGTACCGGGCAAGCTGCAGCAGGAAAACGAGGTGAAAATTTTCGAAATGCTGTTCCTGCTCATCAAATACAATAATAGCCTCATATAGAAAAGTAAACAGAGGCGCGTTTTCTTCCTCTTCTTTTACTGTGCGTGTTACCATTTCGGAGAGAAACATCAGGATGCTGCTCTTCATAATATCAAACGGAATAGAAATAAAAGGATGCGCTACCTTATACTCTGAAATACGGGTAAGCCCGCCTTTATGAGAAGTATATACCACCATGTCGAGCAACGAGAAAGGCTGAAACAGGGCTATCCGGGAACCTCCCCCCTTTTTACGCACACTGTTTACGATATACGACTGCACCCCGAGCTGCTCTGTATATACTTTTGCAATGATAGATGATTCGCGGTACTTGATATAGTTCAGTACAATACCTCTTGTTTTTACCAGCATCTAGTCCAGAATAGCGATTTTACTTACACAGGCCTGTTTCCCTTCGGCATCGGAGCTTAAAGCCAGGTATACGCCAGCCTTAACTCTTTTGCCATTATAGCTACGTGCATCCCAGGTAAAAGTACCTCCGGTAGCTTGTCCTTTATACACAAGGGTGCCGTTTATATCTGTTATACGCACCTGTGCATTATTAGCCAGACCAGCTATACCGATCATACCTGAAAAATCTTTCCTGACAGGGTTGGGATACACAACCGCACAATCAGGGGTGCCTTCTGTGATAGTTGCTCCTGCCCTGTAAGAAGCGACACCTGCTTCTGTAGAAACAAATACTTCTCCTGATCTATGTTCTATGGCAACAGAAAGAATTTTATTGGAAGGTATGGCACTGTTTGTTTTATTAAAATGACGTACCAGTTCAGTTCCGTCCGGGGTAAAAACCCAAAGGCCGTTGTCGGTACCAATCCACTTCCGGTTACCCCCGTCTACTGCCATAGCACGTATGATCTGCCCATCCAGAAGTGGCCTGCCATCTACAATAGGTATATATGCTTCATAGGATGGCTCAGCGAAAACCAATGCCGGATTATAGTAAATTCCTACGCCGCTTCCTGTGCCAACCCAGATATCACCTAGTAAATCTTTTACAATAGTGTATACTGCACTGCTCGGCAGCCCTCCGGTACCTACACCTGAACTCAGGTATTTTAATTGCCTTTGCTCCGTATCGAATACCACTAAACCTGTGCGGGTATTACTGCGGCGGGCAATTGTCAGCCATTTCTGCCCAACATCATCAATAATAAGATGTTCCAGGTTGGCTCCGTCAGTCATTCCCGGTAAGGTATAAGCTTGCCAGGTTTTATCCGGATGCAGTACATGCAGGCCTGGCTGGTTTGCAAGCTGATTCCGGTTTACAACCCATACACTACCACTAGCATCTACTGCTACATCTGTTACCCGAATCTGGCGAACTGCTTCATTTCCACCTGATGTGCTTTTAAGAGTGCTGTTGGTGCCATTGTACAAAGTATAGCTACCGGGTTCCTCCCACTCCAGTAAGCCACTCCCATAGCTGCCAAAATACATGCTACCAGTTACAGGATTATAAACAGCACTTACCAGATCTGCTACTACCGGAAATGTAGCACGATCCGGATATAGAGAAACGTTATAGCTACTCCAGGTGCCATTCTCATACTTAGAAAACCCGTCCTGCAGCCCCTGTTCCTGGTATTCTGCGTTGTAGCCTCCGCTTACACTGTAAGTAATCCCGTTTCCTGCATAAACAGCAAAGCTATTGTTCGAGTATGGGCCATTAGGCACAAATGGATCTGCCTGTCCGTTTTTCAAATTTAACTTTACGAGCCCTTTGCTTCGATCTGCTGCCCACAAAACATTGCCTTGTGCTACAAATGCATCCTGCGGAGCTTTTAGGAGCGCATGAGAAACCTGTATGCTGGTATTGTTTTTATCCAGCAGGAGGAGATCATGGGCGAGTATAATTATCAGGTAGTCGCTAGAGGAAGCCAGGTTTACGATGGGAGAGCCAGTAGCAAAACCAGTTGAACCCCACTGCTTCCCGGATAACTTCAGAACTCCCTGGCTGGCTGATCCTGTATACAAGCTGCCATGGAAGCTCACCAGACCTGTAGTTACAGCCGGATTTTGCAGCCCCGTGTTCAGGCTTGTCCAGTTGGCGAAGTCCTGCAGGTTTACGCCTGTTC contains these protein-coding regions:
- a CDS encoding FKBP-type peptidyl-prolyl cis-trans isomerase; translated protein: MLSKTKFILPVLAGAALLFQSCKSTNNDEFLTTDTGLSYKIFEQKDGGEYENKGKVNPADSTGARLGQVVTMHMSYKNAEDSVLFDSRAQEPKMPIMIPVMASTFKGSLEEGLTLLSAGDSAVFKINADSLFTKTFRQPMPPFIKSGTFLTFYIKALKVQSEEEAIADMQREQQERAAKQVSIDDEKIQSYFKENNLQGFQKTESGLYYKITQQGKGAQPTAGDEVSVHYKLTHLDGKELESSYENPMTGGEPFSFPLGQGRVIPGWDEGIALLNKGSKATLLVPSTLAYGPQDRGPDMPANSVLRFDVELVDVKKQ
- a CDS encoding FKBP-type peptidyl-prolyl cis-trans isomerase — translated: MSLKLFIQRAFTAKPWLKVLLPLLVISLFTACKEPTYNPYAGYIPTAEEIEQQKVKDDQIIQKYFDDNQTGEYAVNKDAVVKTSSGLYYLKEEEGTGPAITSGSTVDVHYIGRFTNNVKFDSSYDRAQTFPVTIDKTGVIKGWHEALKLMKGGERARFFIPSYLGYSYNGNGSIPPNTVLVFDIKVERVR
- the recO gene encoding DNA repair protein RecO; the encoded protein is MLVKTRGIVLNYIKYRESSIIAKVYTEQLGVQSYIVNSVRKKGGGSRIALFQPFSLLDMVVYTSHKGGLTRISEYKVAHPFISIPFDIMKSSILMFLSEMVTRTVKEEEENAPLFTFLYEAIIVFDEQEQHFENFHLVFLLQLARYLGFGPTTGAEIVEQVAFSANAQALTGAPPVLALQAYELYFDQLLSQSPELHIPNGRVRRELLAILIRYYQLHVDRLGEIKSLAILSEVLG